The following are encoded together in the Streptomyces sp. NBC_00358 genome:
- a CDS encoding PspA/IM30 family protein: MSGVMKRMGMIFRAKANKALDRAEDPRETLDYSYQKQLELLQKVRRGVADVATSRKRLELQLNQLQNQSSKLEDQGRKALALGREDLAREALSRRAALQQQVTDLETQHQTLQGEEEKLTLAAQRLQAKVDAFRTKKETIKATYTAAQAQTRIGEAFSGISEEMGDVGMAIQRAEDKTAQLQARAGAIDELLASGALDDQSGLAKDDIQSELDRLSGGTDVELELQRMKAELAGGSSAQQQAIEGGTGKSQPSSQPQDTPRFDKQ; the protein is encoded by the coding sequence ATGAGCGGTGTCATGAAGCGTATGGGGATGATCTTCCGCGCGAAGGCGAACAAGGCCCTTGACCGGGCCGAGGACCCGCGCGAAACCCTCGATTACTCATACCAGAAGCAACTGGAGCTGCTCCAGAAGGTCCGGCGCGGTGTCGCCGACGTGGCGACCAGCCGCAAGCGTCTCGAACTGCAGCTGAACCAGCTCCAGAACCAGTCCTCCAAGCTGGAGGACCAGGGCCGCAAGGCCCTCGCGCTCGGCCGCGAGGACCTGGCCCGTGAGGCGCTGTCCCGCCGCGCAGCCCTCCAGCAGCAGGTCACGGACCTGGAGACGCAGCACCAGACCCTGCAGGGCGAGGAGGAGAAGCTCACCCTCGCGGCCCAGCGGCTTCAGGCCAAGGTCGACGCCTTCCGTACGAAGAAGGAGACGATCAAGGCCACGTACACGGCGGCCCAGGCGCAGACCCGGATCGGAGAGGCCTTCTCCGGCATCTCCGAGGAGATGGGCGACGTCGGCATGGCCATCCAGCGGGCCGAGGACAAGACCGCGCAGCTCCAGGCGCGGGCCGGCGCGATCGACGAGCTGCTCGCGTCCGGAGCCCTCGACGACCAGTCCGGGCTGGCCAAGGACGACATCCAGAGCGAGCTGGACCGGCTCTCCGGTGGTACTGATGTGGAGCTGGAGCTTCAGCGCATGAAGGCGGAGCTGGCCGGCGGCTCGTCGGCGCAGCAGCAGGCCATCGAGGGCGGCACGGGCAAGTCCCAGCCGTCGTCGCAGCCCCAGGACACTCCGCGCTTCGACAAGCAGTGA
- a CDS encoding bifunctional adenosylcobinamide kinase/adenosylcobinamide-phosphate guanylyltransferase, translating to MELTLLGTGAPAGLPRPDCPCAACATALGERARAATALLVDGTLLLDLTPGAAFAAARAGHSLGGVRQVLLSHPHDGPAVEVPAGLPQPGRVPDGRELALLTGHRVRAVPMDAPGTGYAVTGPDGRRLLYLPPGAAPAGLDEKGDAYHMVLLDVVGRPDALAKLRAVGAVDPTTDVIGVHLDHDVPPGPELRRRLAAAGARAVPDGTTLDVGVYEDVPDVPRRTLVLGGARSGKSVEAERRMEAFPDVVYVATGGSRNGDCEWAQRVSAHRERRPGSWRTLETCDLVPLLAEDGPPLLVDCLSLWLTDAMDTVNAWDDAEWSGGGERALRARVEELVGAVRATRRTLVAVSNEVGSGIVPATASGRRYRDELGRLNAGFAGECEHVLLVVAGQALKLRG from the coding sequence GTGGAACTGACTCTGCTCGGCACCGGTGCCCCCGCGGGCCTGCCCCGCCCCGACTGTCCCTGCGCCGCCTGCGCGACCGCGCTCGGCGAGAGGGCGCGGGCGGCCACCGCGCTGCTCGTGGACGGCACACTGCTCCTCGACCTCACCCCCGGCGCCGCGTTCGCGGCCGCCCGCGCCGGACACTCGCTGGGCGGCGTACGGCAGGTACTGCTCTCGCACCCGCACGACGGACCCGCCGTGGAGGTGCCGGCCGGGCTCCCGCAGCCCGGCCGGGTGCCCGACGGACGGGAGTTGGCGCTGCTGACGGGACACCGGGTACGGGCGGTGCCGATGGACGCGCCCGGCACCGGGTACGCGGTGACCGGCCCGGACGGGCGGCGGCTGCTGTACCTGCCGCCGGGTGCGGCCCCGGCCGGTCTGGACGAGAAGGGCGACGCCTACCACATGGTCCTGCTCGACGTGGTGGGACGTCCTGACGCCCTGGCGAAGCTGCGCGCGGTGGGCGCGGTCGACCCGACGACGGACGTGATCGGCGTACACCTCGACCATGACGTGCCGCCGGGCCCCGAACTGCGGCGGCGGCTGGCCGCGGCGGGCGCGCGGGCCGTGCCCGACGGGACGACGCTCGACGTGGGTGTCTACGAGGACGTACCCGATGTGCCACGCAGGACGCTGGTGCTCGGCGGAGCGCGTTCGGGCAAGTCGGTGGAGGCGGAACGGCGGATGGAGGCCTTCCCCGACGTCGTGTACGTCGCCACGGGAGGGTCCCGCAACGGGGACTGCGAGTGGGCGCAGCGCGTCAGCGCCCACCGTGAGCGGCGGCCCGGTTCCTGGCGCACCCTCGAAACCTGCGACCTCGTGCCCCTCCTCGCGGAGGACGGCCCGCCCCTGCTCGTGGACTGTCTCTCGCTGTGGCTGACGGACGCCATGGACACGGTGAACGCCTGGGACGACGCCGAGTGGTCCGGTGGAGGCGAACGGGCCCTGCGCGCCCGGGTGGAGGAGCTCGTCGGCGCGGTCCGGGCCACCCGTCGCACGCTCGTCGCCGTCTCCAACGAGGTCGGCTCGGGCATCGTCCCCGCCACCGCCTCCGGGCGCCGCTACCGCGACGAACTCGGGCGGCTGAACGCGGGGTTCGCCGGGGAGTGCGAGCACGTGCTGCTGGTGGTGGCGGGTCAGGCCCTGAAGCTGCGGGGCTGA
- a CDS encoding DUF3043 domain-containing protein, which translates to MPADPVPLGFVFRSRAKEEKAPADKAAVTDSKVTRDPQAPKGRPTPKRSEAQTQRRSVAQTPTTRKEAAKRQRDDRRVQMERQRQALANGDERYLPARDKGQVRRFARDFVDSRFCIAEFFLPLAVVILVLSVVPNVALKNVALLLWAVIIVMIVVDSVLIAVRLRKRLATRFPDQPTKGAVRYALMRTLQMRRLRLPKPQVKRGERP; encoded by the coding sequence ATGCCCGCCGACCCCGTACCCTTGGGTTTTGTGTTCCGTAGCCGCGCGAAGGAAGAGAAGGCCCCCGCCGACAAGGCGGCGGTGACCGACTCCAAAGTGACCCGTGACCCTCAGGCCCCCAAGGGCCGCCCCACGCCGAAGCGCAGTGAGGCCCAGACCCAGCGCCGCAGCGTCGCCCAGACGCCGACGACGCGCAAGGAGGCGGCCAAGCGGCAGCGTGACGACCGCCGTGTCCAGATGGAGCGCCAGCGCCAGGCGCTGGCCAACGGCGACGAGCGCTACCTGCCCGCTCGCGACAAGGGCCAGGTACGCCGGTTCGCGCGTGACTTCGTGGACTCGCGGTTCTGCATCGCCGAGTTCTTCCTGCCACTGGCCGTGGTCATCCTCGTCCTGAGCGTGGTGCCGAACGTCGCGCTCAAGAACGTCGCGCTGCTGCTGTGGGCGGTCATCATCGTGATGATCGTGGTCGACTCGGTCCTCATCGCGGTCCGTCTGCGGAAGCGGCTGGCCACGCGCTTCCCCGACCAGCCCACGAAGGGCGCGGTGCGCTACGCGCTGATGCGCACTCTCCAGATGCGTCGACTCCGGCTTCCGAAGCCGCAGGTCAAGCGCGGAGAGCGGCCCTGA
- a CDS encoding class I SAM-dependent methyltransferase, whose protein sequence is MARQLDEQITGRYPVGQRLRVLDVGTGQGTQALRLARAGHQVTGLEQDPAMLSVARQALAAEPEGIRGRVRLIEGDGRETGVHFLPGSFDVVLCHGVLMYVEDPDALLAGLARMLAPGGLLSVLVRNADALAMRPGLGGDWPSTLASFDTTAYTNRLGLDVRADRLATLTGTLAGIGAPLHAWYGVRVFTDTAADGAPVPPDAETLLAAEERAGRTDPYRQVAALLHLCGVRG, encoded by the coding sequence GTGGCCCGGCAGCTCGACGAGCAGATAACCGGGCGGTACCCGGTGGGGCAGCGCCTGCGGGTGCTGGACGTCGGGACCGGGCAGGGCACCCAGGCCCTGCGGCTCGCCCGCGCCGGCCACCAGGTGACCGGGCTCGAACAGGACCCGGCGATGCTGTCCGTGGCCCGGCAGGCGCTGGCCGCCGAGCCCGAGGGCATCCGCGGCCGGGTGCGCCTCATCGAGGGTGACGGGCGCGAGACCGGCGTGCACTTCCTGCCGGGCAGTTTCGACGTGGTGCTGTGCCATGGCGTCCTGATGTACGTCGAGGACCCGGACGCGCTGCTGGCGGGCCTGGCACGGATGCTGGCCCCGGGCGGGCTGCTGTCGGTGCTGGTGCGCAACGCCGACGCGCTGGCCATGCGGCCCGGACTCGGCGGGGACTGGCCGTCGACGCTGGCCTCGTTCGACACCACCGCGTACACGAACCGGCTGGGACTCGACGTCCGGGCCGACCGGCTCGCCACATTGACCGGCACGCTCGCCGGGATCGGTGCGCCGCTGCACGCCTGGTACGGGGTGCGGGTGTTCACGGACACGGCGGCCGACGGCGCGCCGGTTCCGCCGGACGCGGAGACGCTGCTGGCCGCGGAGGAGCGGGCCGGGCGGACGGATCCGTACCGTCAGGTGGCGGCGCTGCTGCACCTGTGCGGTGTGCGGGGCTGA
- the pspAA gene encoding PspA-associated protein PspAA: MIVRIMGEGQVRLDDGHLTTLNKLDNELLAEMERGDESGFRRTLGALLDAVRRAGTPLPDDALEPSELILPSPDATLDEVRDMLSDDGLIPG, encoded by the coding sequence ATGATCGTACGGATCATGGGGGAGGGGCAGGTGAGGCTGGACGACGGCCACCTCACCACCCTGAACAAGCTGGACAACGAGCTGCTCGCCGAAATGGAGAGGGGTGACGAGTCCGGCTTCCGCCGCACGCTGGGAGCGCTTCTGGACGCGGTGCGCCGCGCCGGGACCCCGCTCCCCGACGACGCCCTGGAGCCGTCGGAGCTCATCCTCCCGTCTCCGGACGCCACGCTCGACGAGGTCCGGGACATGCTGAGCGACGACGGCCTGATCCCCGGCTGA
- a CDS encoding sensor histidine kinase, which yields MSTLERMRDWLRAHPLALDAGLASGVLVSMMAGSFVDPHGADGTTWGARTPDALSLALMVLGSAALVFRRRAPMKVLAATVAVSLVELVTADPRAPVAMSAVVALYTVASATDRPTTWRVGLVTMTVLTAVAMLAGPLPWYAQDNLGVFAWTGMAAAAGDAVRSRRAFVHAIRERAERAERTREEEARRRVAEERLRIARDLHDVVAHHIALVNVQAGVAAHVMDKRPDQAKEALAHVREASRSALNELRATVGLLRQSGDPEAPTEPAPGLARLDELADTFRNAGLPVEVARSDAGTVLPAAADLAAYRVIQEALTNVRKHAGPGAKAEVSVVRVGPMVEVTVLDNGPGNPPGQDTGDDEGGGHGLLGMRERATAIGGSCTAGPRYGGGFRVHAILPVENRTPALGDPV from the coding sequence GTGAGCACCCTGGAGCGCATGAGGGACTGGCTGCGGGCCCACCCCCTCGCCCTGGACGCCGGCCTCGCCTCGGGCGTCCTGGTCAGCATGATGGCCGGCTCCTTCGTCGACCCGCACGGGGCCGACGGCACGACCTGGGGCGCCCGCACCCCGGACGCCCTCAGCCTCGCCCTCATGGTCCTCGGCTCCGCGGCCCTGGTCTTCCGCCGCCGCGCCCCGATGAAGGTCCTCGCGGCGACCGTCGCCGTCTCCCTGGTGGAGCTGGTGACCGCCGACCCCCGCGCCCCCGTCGCGATGTCCGCCGTCGTCGCCCTCTACACCGTGGCCTCGGCCACCGACCGCCCCACGACCTGGCGCGTCGGCCTGGTCACCATGACGGTCCTCACGGCGGTCGCGATGCTCGCCGGGCCGCTGCCCTGGTACGCGCAGGACAACCTCGGCGTGTTCGCCTGGACCGGCATGGCCGCCGCGGCGGGCGACGCCGTCCGCAGCCGGCGCGCCTTCGTGCACGCGATCAGGGAACGGGCCGAACGGGCCGAACGCACCCGCGAGGAAGAGGCGCGCCGCCGGGTCGCCGAGGAGCGGCTGCGGATCGCCCGCGATCTGCACGACGTCGTCGCCCACCACATCGCCCTGGTCAACGTGCAGGCCGGAGTGGCCGCCCATGTGATGGACAAGCGCCCGGACCAGGCCAAGGAGGCGCTCGCCCACGTGCGGGAGGCCAGCCGGTCGGCGCTGAACGAACTGCGCGCCACCGTGGGCCTGCTGCGCCAGTCCGGCGACCCCGAGGCCCCGACCGAGCCCGCCCCCGGGCTGGCCCGGCTCGACGAACTCGCGGACACCTTCCGCAACGCGGGGCTCCCCGTCGAGGTGGCCCGCTCCGACGCCGGCACCGTGCTGCCCGCGGCCGCCGACCTCGCCGCGTACCGGGTGATCCAGGAGGCCCTGACCAATGTGCGCAAGCACGCGGGCCCCGGGGCGAAGGCCGAGGTCAGCGTGGTCCGGGTCGGGCCGATGGTGGAGGTGACCGTCCTCGACAACGGGCCCGGAAACCCGCCCGGACAGGACACCGGCGACGACGAGGGCGGCGGCCACGGGCTGCTCGGCATGCGGGAACGGGCCACCGCGATCGGCGGGAGCTGCACGGCCGGTCCCCGGTACGGGGGCGGCTTCCGCGTCCATGCGATCCTTCCGGTCGAGAACCGCACGCCTGCGCTGGGGGACCCCGTATGA
- a CDS encoding response regulator transcription factor, with protein sequence MTIRVVLADDQALLRSAFRVLVDSEPDMEVVGEASDGAQAVAVTRDERADVVLMDIRMPGTDGLTATRLITADPGLAHVRVVMLTTFEVDEYVVQSLRAGASGFLGKGAEPEELLNAIRIAAGGEALLSPAATKGLIARFLAQGDGADDGRGTARAERLDALTGREREVLVQVAAGHSNDEIAERLEVSPLTVKTHVNRAMAKLGARDRAQLVVIAYESGLVRPRVD encoded by the coding sequence ATGACCATCCGTGTCGTGCTCGCCGACGACCAGGCGCTGCTGCGCAGCGCGTTCCGTGTGCTGGTCGACTCGGAGCCCGACATGGAGGTCGTGGGCGAGGCGTCCGACGGCGCCCAGGCCGTGGCGGTGACCCGGGACGAGCGGGCCGACGTGGTGCTGATGGACATCCGGATGCCCGGGACCGACGGCCTCACCGCCACCCGGCTGATCACCGCCGACCCGGGCCTCGCGCACGTCCGGGTCGTGATGCTGACGACCTTCGAGGTCGACGAGTACGTCGTGCAGTCGCTGCGGGCCGGCGCGTCCGGATTCCTCGGCAAGGGCGCCGAGCCCGAGGAACTGCTGAACGCCATCCGGATCGCGGCCGGCGGTGAGGCGCTGCTGTCCCCGGCGGCGACCAAGGGGCTGATCGCCAGGTTCCTCGCGCAGGGCGACGGCGCCGACGACGGACGCGGGACCGCCCGCGCCGAGCGGCTCGACGCGCTCACCGGGCGCGAGCGCGAGGTGCTCGTCCAGGTCGCCGCGGGCCACTCCAACGACGAGATCGCCGAGCGTCTCGAAGTGAGTCCGCTCACGGTGAAGACACACGTCAACCGCGCCATGGCCAAGCTCGGCGCCCGTGACCGGGCACAACTGGTCGTCATCGCGTACGAGTCCGGTCTGGTACGCCCGAGGGTGGACTGA